A segment of the Ochotona princeps isolate mOchPri1 chromosome 16, mOchPri1.hap1, whole genome shotgun sequence genome:
TCAACTGGAAGATTTCTATGTGACTTGACTAGAGTCCTTCAGACACCACAAGTTGGCGGCAAGCTCCCAGTCATCTTTCAAAGGCAAATGCTGGAAGGAATGCTGCCCCTCTGAGCAGGGATGTGTGTTTTGTTGCAGCAGGGACCAAGCTTCAAAGTTACAACGGTAGACTTCACTCAGGAGCAGCCTGGCACTTGGAGGCCTGCACAGGAGACAGCAAACAGAGAGAGCATCCTGGAGAAGCACAGCGACCTGGTCTCTTTGGGTAAGAACACCGTCCCTCCCAGTGAAGGGCCTTCTGCTGCAATGGTTTGGCCTGCCCATGTGTTGTAACTACCACACGATTCAGCAGCCATAATGATTTGGATCACACATGGATTATGTTGGTGCTTTATTCCCCAGTGAATATCTTCAGAGCAGGAGAAAAGAGGTTTGGTTTCTTTGGCTTGAGCTTGTTCAATCTTCATTTCTGGAGGGCCAAAGCCTGGAATGATATTCTGCAGTGATTTTCTGTCTAGTGCTAAAGAGGGTGGAAAGGACCTTCTGTTTGTTTAAAATGAGTTGCAGTACTGGGTTGAGTTTGGGGGTTCTgcataggtgattttttttttttttaatttgcaggtGCTTTGCACTCAAAGTCAAATTTATTCAACTAAGATTATTGTTAAAACAGTTGCATGTTAATGCTCTGTGACACTGATGTGCTGTGATAGTTCAGTGCCTACTTACTGCTTCGGCCCATCCTTTTGCTTTCTCAATACAAATTATAGGTGTATATAGGTAGAAGAAAGTGAACTCACGTGTTCTTCCCATACTTTTGAGTCATCCCACTGTGTCAACTCTAATGTCTTTTTTGGGGGCTAGGGTGtgttcctttgctgttttccagaTTTGACAATTGTACTTGGAAGAAGAGACTGTATTTCAAAGCAGAGCCTGCCAGATGAAGTGAAGACAGAAAGGTTGATGCGGGATGATCCCTGGCTGCCTGCAGGTGAAGAAGTCTGTGACTATAAGGACCAGCGGCAGAAGCAACCGGAGAAGCAAGCGAGGTGTTTGCAGGAAGTGGCAGTCACTCAAAGGAAAGCTGTTATTCACACCACAGTCTGCAGAGGTGGGAAGCTTGAGGAGGGTAGGCTGGAGCCCAGTCCTCTGTCACTCCCACTGATACCTATAAGAAGCCATTTTCATAAACATGTGTCATATGATAAAAAATTGCCTCCGAATTCTGCAGTAAACAGTTATCAGAAGACACATAACCACAAGCAGCCATGTGAGAAGAGTGAGTGTTTAAAGCTTCCTGAGAGCATTCACCTCATTCAAGTTACAAGAACTCAAACAATAGATACACCATATGGCTTTAGCAGCAGCATTCCATCCCTTAGCCACCCTATACCCCCAAACAGGCATGGACAAATTTATGGGGCAGGAGAAACCTCAAGTTTGAAGGCATGTGGGCAAGTTGTGAACCAGAGCATATCAAAGGAACAGCAGGGGATTCCTGGCGATGAGAGTCAGCACACATACAGTGAAATCTCTCAGAGTTCATCTCTGGTTCCAAATGTGAAAAATCATTCAGAAGAGAAACCGTTTGAATGTAATCAATGTGGTAAGTCCTTCAGCTGGAGCTCGCATCTCATTGCACATCAGAGGATTCACACAGGAGAGAAGCCTTATgagtgtagtgagtgtggaaaatccTTCAGCCGCAGCTCACACCTTGTTTCGCATCAGAgaactcacactggagagaaaccctACAGATGTAACCAGTGTGGGAAGTCCTTCAGCCAGAGCTACGTCCTTGTTGTGCACCAGAGGactcacacaggagagaaaccttATGAGTGCAGCCAATGTGGGAAATCCTTCCGGCAGAGCTACAAGCTGATTGCACACAAAAGAActcacactggggagaagccctATGAGTGCAGCCAATGTGGCAAATCCTTCATCCAGAGCTACAAGCTGATAGCGCACCAGAGAATacacactggggagaagccctATGAATGCACCCAGTGTGGCAAATCCTTTAGTCAGAGCTACAAGCTGGTTTCTCACCAGAGAACTCACTCAGGAgaaaagccctttgagtgcaatcaGTGTGGCAAGTCTTTCAGCTGGAGCTCCCAGCTGGTGGCCCATCAAAGAACACACACTGGAGAGAAGCCCTACgagtgtagtgagtgtgggaagtCTTTCAACCGCAGCTCTCACCTTGTTATGCACCAGAGAACTCATactggagaaaaaccttatgaatgtaatcaATGTGGGAAGTCCTTCAGTCAGAGTTACGTTCTTGTTGTACATCAGCGAACCCACACCGGAGAAAAACCCTATGAGTGCAACCAGTGTGGCAAATCCTTCAGGCAGAGTTCATGTCTTACCCAACATCAGAGAACTCATACTGGTGAAAAGCCCTACGAGTGTGGTCAATGTGGAAAAACATTCAGTTTGAGTGCTCGACTGATCGTCCATCAAAGAactcacacaggagagaaaccaTTTACCTGTAGCCAGTGTGGGAAAGCTTTCATGAATAGCTCTAAGCTTATTAGGCATCAGGCCACTCACTCAGAAGAGAGACCCTACGACTAAGATTGGTTGGGATATTGTCAGCCAGAGTTGATTCCTTTCTCTTGTATTCTTTTTCAACATTATTTTAAGGGAGTACATTTAGTGGGAAAATAGGATAAAAGCAAGGTATGAAGAAATGTGCATTTGTCGCTTTATTGGGTATGTTGAAACTCATTCTGAAGAAGAATTGCGGAAAccctgtcaaataaatatattcCCCATACAGTCAGAATTGGTCCCCATGACACATTCGTACAATAGTACTAAATATTGGCACTTTTCTTTGCAGAAAAAGCTCAGATCTGTTTCTAAGATAAAATCATTGTGTTGTGGAGTAATGCCTGTGAGTTTGACTTCCAATACTCAATAAAATGCCAACCATGGTTGACTTCCAGAGATTATTGTAAAATTTCTGGGAAATGATAACTCAGTGTAGCATTTTGTATGATAGACCCACTAATTAGTTTGTAATGTGATTCATGCAGCACTTTCTATTATgtgaagttttctttaaaaaaaaatgttataataTGAACTACACAAACAGAAATTTctataatatgaaaatatttgttgaaaataaCTGGAAGGAGTTATACCtgtatctttttgttttatgTCATGTCTAGTTTTTggaatgtttgtgtgtatgtgctctGCTAAAATAAATGCTGTGTTAAAAAAATTCGTAAAGAATATGCTTATCTTGTTAGAGGACTTAGGAAACACTGAGTCACAATTTAACAAAGACCTAATTTGGGCCAGTAGTGTGAGCAGCTCATTCTTGAGGATTTGCACACCAAGGGGTGCAGGAAATGTCCATCTGAGTGACAGAAGAGTGTGTGTGGGCGGAGTGTGTGTGGGGTCATTTCAAGGTACATAGTGCAAATCCTTGAGAGAAAAGTTCACGGAGTCACCAAGGAAATTCATTACTGCTACACTAGGAAAAACCCAACATAGGAAGTAACACACAGTAAGGCTGCATTTTGTagtgtaatggctaaagtcttttttttttttaatataatctttacatagttaattagggctcAAAGGttgaagggctacaggaaagtatttccacatttttttcctgtgtcttgggaaaacagggaggtaaagggagaagcaccacccagtctcccacccaccccaggtccctgatgtggtgcatgctccgagggtcttgctcaagtggttttgatagtttaatagttctgaattgctgcctatGTCACCATTCCAAtcatgatgaggtcgctgaagaatccactggttggcatagtccatcagagtctccatttgcccagttcttcactgccaacatgtggctggggtaCTTGACTGATTTGTCCTGTCCTCTTGTCTTTTCGTAgatagggttctgagtctggcagttcaaatTGGGAGATCCCCCGAAAAACTTGGTCTGAAGTGACCCAGagcagattcttgtgtgtacttggcaaGTACAGGGTCCAATACAGTGCATCGCCCCagtcagttggtggttgcaattgctgggtcagttctggttccagccctgtcttccactgcaaccaatgagtgttgtagtccagcatgattctgcccagcacacactcagccatcAGGCCAACAGctattccctccctcccaggatgcccagggcaCATTGCCCacctgccaggcccaggagctgcacccctgcacacctcaccatggacttgctctCCCACGTctgctgcctcttttttttttttttttttaaagatttattcattttattacagccagatatacacagaggaggagagacagagaggaagatcttccgtccgatgattcactccccaagtgagccgcaacgggccgatgcgcgccgatccgatgccaggaacctggaacctcttccgggtctcccacgcgggtgcagtgtcccaaagcattgggccgtcctcaactgctttcccaggccacaagcagggagctggatgggaagtggagctgccaggattagaaccggcgcccatatgggatcctggggctttcaaggcgaggactttagccgctagaccacgccgccgggcccgtctgcTGCCTCTTTCCCCACAGTCCTGGGAGACTGGGCCGTGGcaatgccccacctctcctccctgAATCTTGCCGCCCATGCCTTTCTGCAAGAGTCAGCCCCCCCACACCTGGCCTGTTGAtggccctgtgtgtgtgccctgCAGAGGCACAACTCCCCCACATGCCCCTGcactcaggccctcctcttctgcctctctgggTGCCCTGCAGGGCCTGCCCTTTCACCCTGTGCCcgcttcctttctggctgcccagcaccccagtGCCAGGCTCCCATGCAGCACACAActtcttggcatgcgtcctcaccctcactggGGACTCACCAGCAGGTCCCCAGCTACCCTCATGCACGATGCTCCTCTCCCTAACCACTGCCCCATCACCTGTGGCCCTGAGTCTCTCCCATCTCATCGGGCTCCTTCCACAAGGACACCACACTGTTGGCTGAGTCAGCCCTGCTgactcagggaacatcccacggtTCCAGAAATTCACCTTGCTCCTCTGCCCAGTTGGCCTTGCCCCCTTTGCCTGGTATTGACACAGGCTggactgggggctggggtggtgtgGGGGCCTGCAGCACAAGCTCTCTTCTCCACCACGATCATCCTGTCCCCACTCAGCAGGTTTCTTCcgttcacacaatggctcttggctttctcactTGGGTCAAGGTCCGGAGATAGACCAAGATCTTCAACAGCCGTGGCACTAACCATACACTCATTCAgccacaccaagagctgagtgtgGACTCCACGTGGTGTttggaaaacacctggaagctttAAGAGCCActcgtagtgctttggcctctggctcTCATCTCATCAAGAAAGCATTCAGTTGATCACCAGACAATAAGGTCTCCAGACCTGTTCCCTCTGGGACACTTGTCTCAGTGAAGGTTGAGATTCTTcaaacttaccaatgggcactgCGTGGCATCTGGGCAGTACCTGTGATGCAAATTTGTGATGAGCCACTATATCACTTTCTATACTCCATCTTAGCTTGTCTAAAACCATGCCCCTAATGTATTACCTATTGCCCTTTAGGAAAATAACATCTCTTCATTTATATTATGAAATGAATTTCACACGTTAGaagtaattttgtttttagtattcatttgtttcacaatgtttgttttttttattataaagacaaTTTTCTAGAGAAGGAGTGATACAAAGATCCTTCATCCTGTTATCCCCCGAGGTGTCTTCAATGGCTTGTGTTGTTCCAATCTGAGCCTGGAGTCTCCTTTGTGTCTCACACGTGGATGCATtgttccaagggtttgggtcatcctttactgctctcccaTGTTATAAGGTGGGAGTAGCCAAGCCCTTTATAACAGCTCCCATAGGCATGCCAGTGTTGGAGGTGGATGATTAACCAGTTGTGCAGTGTACCAACCCCACCTGCCTTGGGCATCTCCCCCTTTGTGATTTTGTCAGTATTTTCTCTCCCACAGGATTGACCTCCAACTCTTGGTAGGGATACAGATTGGTTACCGCTCTGGGTGCTCATGATGTTGGGGGGATTCGTCTTTGAGGAAACAACAGTAAGACATCGTTCTGATATCTCTGGCAGAGTGTAGATTGGTTCCAGTTTGATGTAGATCATTTCAGAATTTCATGGACTCTCAAAGCTGGAAGCCTCAAGGAGAGAACTCGGCTTTTGGAAGGACCAAATTCAGCAGACGTGACAGAAACACATAGTGTTTTCTGAGATGCATAAAACTTGACCTTTCTCAGTACAAAACACAGAAAACCCTGACTGTGTGTTGTCATAAGAGAGCTCatcctgggctcggcagcgtggcctagtggctaaggtcctcgccttgatcccatatggccgctggttctaatcccggcagctccacttcctctctagctctcctcctctcagtaaatctgactttgtaatgaaaataaaataaatcttaaaaaaaaaaaaacttctattaaaaaaaaagagagagctcaTCCTGCAGAACCATCAGGATCAGGCAGTCTTGCCTCCAGGCTGCGGGCCTTGGAGCAGTGGCCCTCTTCCCGCCATATCGCCACTGCTAGTATCTGTGCTATTCACCAGGACTTGTTCTGCCAGCCTGGGTTCTCATCTGAATGTTCCTGGCAGCACCACCCTTCCGGGATCTGTACTTCCATGTAATCCTAAGTGGCAATAGGCACAAACGGGAAAAGGTACAAGTCAAGGCCAATAAAAGGTAGCAAACCAAATTTACATCTCAGAACAATGAACAGGCTTCATGGAAGATTGATTTACTCCACTGTAATCAGACGCAGAATGTTTCTCAGTTAAGTTCAAAGGGATAATCTTTTTATTCAAGTTACCAGCATGGCGTGCAGGATGGATTGTGTCCTGAGTCTGAACTGTCAGGAGCCCACCCTGTATGTGCCTTACTCCAAATGTGTGAAGAAGGATGGCATGCTCCTCCAGCCCAACACTCAGGTGCCTGCCTACCTTGCCCTCTAAGAGACCCAGAACAACTGGCAGGAGCATGCACTTCTCGATTCCCAACGCTAGGGGCGTGCCTCCACCCCAGGCCCAGCAGAGAGGCCAGCAGTGTAGCTCCCCAAGATGTCGGGGCTGTAAGAACAAACAGGAGCCTTAGGCCACTtgtgagaaagaaaataatgtttatttgaaCCATGTGGCATCAGGCAGGGTCACCCCCAAAAGACTGAGCCCTCAATGTCCCTTAGCGGTTTCTGCATGCGGAGCatgcaagcagggagcagggaggtaCAGAGGCAATGACTCAGCAGGACGTACAGAGGCAATGAGTCAGCAGTTAGGCTTGGGCCCTCAAAGCATGGGGCAGTCACTGCACTGGCGGTCTGTGTAGTCGAAATTTTTCCACCTACCTTTTTCAGTTTGCATGCAAGTATTTTGATCTTGGAATGTTTGTATATTGTATTGTTTTTCCATTTGCGCATATCAGTTTTTAACACAGATTTTTTTAGTGTGAGCTGAGTCCAATGTTTGTCTGCAAACTTGTATGATTCACCTCAAATGTTTAGGGGTGCTTTGTGTGCTTACTGAGACTCCTTTGGGTTTTCTGTTGAGAAAATCACATCTTATGTGCTTAGAGGACTTTAATTCTTCCTTTCTACcttgcaaactttttaaaaatctttttccatTCAAGGCCATCCAGCTGATGCATACGAATGGTCAGAGTATAGGCCtagcgtgatggctcaactggctaatcctccccttgcaacgttgaattccatatggctgcctttttgtgtcccagctctccacttcccatccctttccctgcctgtggcctgggaaagcagtccaggacagcccaaagcctggggaccctgtgcctgcgtgggagacctggaagaaacctcctggctcctgttttgagattggctcagctctggctgaggagGTTGtttagagattgaatcagtagataaaagatctttctgtctctccttcttagtgtaatttaaaaaaatgatataaaaaggCTTCCTTAAATCTCATCAGtcttcaaatggaaaataaatatgaaaacttTTCTGTGTTGAGAATTCTTTtgggaataaatatttgtgaatttgTACTATTGATGAGCAACAAAATTTTGGTATACTAAAGGCTACAATATGGCATTTAGTGACTATGTGAATAAATGGTGAGATATTACCATATACACAGATTAGGAGGTTTGATGTGGTCAAGATGCTGGCTTTTCCAAACTGTAAACCCAGACGGAGCTGCTGGttcatggctttggtctggcctagccccagctgccaCAAACATCAGATTCTCTTCGAAATTTTTCATTTCAagtaagttttctttaaaaacttcttAAAAGATTTTGTGTTAGTATGCTAAAATCCCCACAGCAACCCTACAAAGGAAGAACTATATCCCACTGTACAGagaaggagcaggtgtttgacaTGATGGCTAAGTGgagtccagcacggtagcctagtggctaaatcctcgccttgcattcacctggatcccatataagaactggttcatgtcccagctgctccacttcgcatccagctccctgcttgtagcctgggaaaacaggagaggatggcccaagaccttgagaccctgcacctgcatgggagacctgaagaagctcctggctcctggctcctggcttcagatcggctcagctccagccactgtggccacttggggagtgaatcagcagatggaagagctttctctttgtatctccttctctctgtatatctgcttttctaataaaaatagttttgttttgttttttttaaatcctgctaGTGACCTTTAAATCCTACATCAGAGTCCTTGGTTCTGAGACACACAACACTTTGTGAAGtggcagctggtgactcaggcagctacattcctgcctcccatgtgtgAGAACATGAGTACTATCCGCTCTCAGCCTCAGCAGACCCCAGCCAAGGTTACCAAAGGCATGTAGGTCGGGAAACACCAGTTGGACaaattcagcttttcttttttctgcctttcacaaaaattaaataagcaCATTTATGAGTTTTAAGAATAAGACAGAAGCGAAGAGATATTTGGAAGCAACAGGCAGGCGCAAGCAATGATTTGTTTGAATCCTGAAGTGTCTATTTCCAGAGGCCTCACCGAGTGACTActgccagctgctgcaggttAGATGGGCGTACAGCCCTCTCGCAGGCACTTGACACAGTCGGCCTGGACCACAGAGCAGCCTGCACAGCCTTCCCCACGGGGCCGCAGTGCCTGTCCCCGTGTGGGACTCTCCCTTGTGTAGTCACCCAAGGGCTGTGGGGAGGCAAGAAAGGGAGGCTGGAGGGTCAGTGGCAGGAGAGAAACATGAAGGAATCCAGTCTGGCTGTGCGAGCAAACACAGCTGCAGGGTAACCTGGGGCCTGTGCAGACCGGAGCAGATGTAGGAGGCCACACTCTCTGTCCAGAGGATTGGGCTTGGTGTGCATAGACCCCACCTCCGCAGAGACAAGGGCACACGCAGGTCGAGGGAGGCGAGCTGAGAAATGAGCTGCAGGCCACGCAGCCCCCATGCATCCCTCAGACAgcttctgtggccccaggagtCAACCCTTCGGCGGGAGCGGGGCCGGGTGCATGGGTGCTGAGGGGGCTGCTTGAGAGAAGCCGAAAGGAAAGCAAGGGAACCAGAAGAGCTTTCCCCGGGGGCTTTTATACTTCAAGAATGCTGACAATAAAGGACAAAAGGGAGGCGGGATCCGTGTGACGGGAGAGGACTGAGGGCTTGCAGGGTGACGTGCAGGCCTGCGCTGGTGGACAAAGCTGGCCTCGGCTAACCAGCGAAGGCTGAGGCAGAAGGACGGCCTGGGTTTGGGGCCGGAGCATCTGGACCTGTTTCTTCTTCTGATCGTGTTTCTCACAGGTATTCCGGCAATCACATCATGGCCTATGCCACCACGGAATTTCTGTTTTAAACCACATATTTCTCAACAACGACAAGCggtccctggggtgggggggacgTGGCGGCTGGTCCcgtgcctgccccccaccccaggcccagcaTCAGGGGGATTTTAAGCAGAATTGAACTACACTGCGAGGACCTgaaaggttctttttttaaaaaataagatattttgaaGTTAGAGCTACACAAAAGGAGCGGCCGAGACACAGCTTGCCCCGTGCACAGATTCACGCTGCAAATGGCCGCCTGGGCGTGGCCGGCGCatcatccgggtctcccctgtgagtggcaggccGTGGgccggaagtggagctgccccgACAGGACGCAGCACCCCTCTGGACCCCGGGTGTCACACACGGCGACTGAAGCCGCTCCCTGACCACAGCAGAAAGTCGAGATTCCTGCCTCCATTGGTGACAAGTTTGTCACACAAAGTGTGGTGAGACGGTCTGTGGAGTGGGGTCTAGTGGAGCTGAGGGAGGGGCGAATCCCCGCCTCTTCCGCTCTCGGGCCCGCCCCCTCACTTAGGTACTTAAAACCGCGCTGAGGCGCTCGGGAAGCAGCTGCGTGGCGAGGTTCTGGCGGGTGGTGAGGGGCTGCGGGCGGGCTCCTAGTGGGCTCCTCGCCGAGCTCCTGGCTGCACTGCTGGCGGGTCCTGGTGGGCTCCTGGTGGGCTCCTGTCTACACTCTGCCTGCTGCTCGCGGCGACGTCCAGGGCAGCACATGTGAgtgactcagcttgtctgtctttTCTAGATATtcccgccttttttttttccttttttggtttgtttttttaagaggcACCCCTCACGCCACACACAAGCACGCACTCCCCTGCTCACTGCAttcctgggtggggaggggcttCAGGGGACTGGGGAGCAATCGATTTGCCCATCATGTCCGCTTTGGAGGAGTGCGGGGTCCCGTCTGACCTCTCTTCAGAGGGGTCCCCCGCGCCGGCGTCGCCACTGCTCACCCCAGCCTCGTCCTGCGGTTCCCTCTGGTGTCCCAGAGACCTGTTCGCCGCGGGTCTCCTGCCCCCGGGGAGCCCCGTCCAGGCAGCTGTCTCCCCTAGGTGGTCACCCCTGGGGTCCCACGTGGCCACACTTCACGCTACCCCTCCTGGGACGCCCTCCTCTCAGCCACTGAGTTCTGCTGGGTCGTCGCCCGGGCTGGACTCCGAGTCCTCAGGGGtgtccatcatctaccacatgttcctCCTTCCCTCGCCGCTCAGCTCCCCGTGCCGGGGCGAGGATGACTCTCCCCCGGGCACCTCCCCGCTCGgctccctggagcagctccccgccAGCCTGCAGGGGCCCTTGGCCTGGAGCCCACCCAGGGAGGCCCAGACCTCGGTGGGGCTCCCcgcctcctccccaccaccccaagtGCTCTCTCCCACCTCACCCACGTACTCCCCAACCATGCCCAGATTTCCTCCTGAGTCAGACCACCCGAGTCAGGGGGCGCCCTGGGACTTGGGGACCTTCGGGTATGCTGAGCTCCTGCCCTCTCTGTCTCCACCCCCACGTCCCCAGCTGGCTCCCGGCTCACCCAGCTACTTATCCAGCTTGGCCGCAGAGGCAGCCCCCCTGGACCAGAGAGTACCCGGCTTCTCGGAACCCTCACGGTGTTCCTACTCACGCTGGGTGACCATCCGTTCTCCCCAAGCCGGCAGGTACTCCCCTCCCAGAGCCATGCAGGAGTCAGCCAGCCAGACTCGGATAGCATCTGGATACTCCCCGCCCTACCCGGGCTTCTGTCCTGCGACCCCTGTGTCATCTGCCCGCAACCCCAGAGACGGCCCTCCGTCTCACAGCTACTCTCGGGCAAGCACCAGGCTTGCTTGGGAATCTGCTGGGGAGATCCAGGTCACACTTAGGAATTCGCCACCCCAATCCTATGCTCGAGCTCGGTCGCCTCCTTCTCCCCGGCCAGGCCTCAGGGATGCTCCTGTGTTACCCCAGTACTCTCGAAATAGCCCCGGATGCTGGCACGAAGCATCCCGGAGATCACAGCACACTCCTGGGCGCTCACACTTCCCTCCGGCTTCCTCCCGGGTGTCTCCTGTCTCCCTTCCTGGGGTGTCCAGGGAGCTTGCTGTGTCACCCCGTTACTCTCCACTCACCCCCAGGTGTCCTCGAGAGTTGTCCTACTACAACTCCCCTGGGCGCCCTCCTTACTCACAGAGCCTCACAGATTAT
Coding sequences within it:
- the ZNF180 gene encoding zinc finger protein 180 isoform X1, coding for MEELDEKPLGPLEAPVQDPLLPQGVPIKAEGEDAGSLALTCQQGPSFKVTTVDFTQEQPGTWRPAQETANRESILEKHSDLVSLDLTIVLGRRDCISKQSLPDEVKTERLMRDDPWLPAGEEVCDYKDQRQKQPEKQARCLQEVAVTQRKAVIHTTVCRGGKLEEGRLEPSPLSLPLIPIRSHFHKHVSYDKKLPPNSAVNSYQKTHNHKQPCEKSECLKLPESIHLIQVTRTQTIDTPYGFSSSIPSLSHPIPPNRHGQIYGAGETSSLKACGQVVNQSISKEQQGIPGDESQHTYSEISQSSSLVPNVKNHSEEKPFECNQCGKSFSWSSHLIAHQRIHTGEKPYECSECGKSFSRSSHLVSHQRTHTGEKPYRCNQCGKSFSQSYVLVVHQRTHTGEKPYECSQCGKSFRQSYKLIAHKRTHTGEKPYECSQCGKSFIQSYKLIAHQRIHTGEKPYECTQCGKSFSQSYKLVSHQRTHSGEKPFECNQCGKSFSWSSQLVAHQRTHTGEKPYECSECGKSFNRSSHLVMHQRTHTGEKPYECNQCGKSFSQSYVLVVHQRTHTGEKPYECNQCGKSFRQSSCLTQHQRTHTGEKPYECGQCGKTFSLSARLIVHQRTHTGEKPFTCSQCGKAFMNSSKLIRHQATHSEERPYD
- the ZNF180 gene encoding zinc finger protein 180 isoform X2, with protein sequence MEELDEKPLGPLEAPVQDPLLPQGVPIKAEGEDAGSLALTCQGPSFKVTTVDFTQEQPGTWRPAQETANRESILEKHSDLVSLDLTIVLGRRDCISKQSLPDEVKTERLMRDDPWLPAGEEVCDYKDQRQKQPEKQARCLQEVAVTQRKAVIHTTVCRGGKLEEGRLEPSPLSLPLIPIRSHFHKHVSYDKKLPPNSAVNSYQKTHNHKQPCEKSECLKLPESIHLIQVTRTQTIDTPYGFSSSIPSLSHPIPPNRHGQIYGAGETSSLKACGQVVNQSISKEQQGIPGDESQHTYSEISQSSSLVPNVKNHSEEKPFECNQCGKSFSWSSHLIAHQRIHTGEKPYECSECGKSFSRSSHLVSHQRTHTGEKPYRCNQCGKSFSQSYVLVVHQRTHTGEKPYECSQCGKSFRQSYKLIAHKRTHTGEKPYECSQCGKSFIQSYKLIAHQRIHTGEKPYECTQCGKSFSQSYKLVSHQRTHSGEKPFECNQCGKSFSWSSQLVAHQRTHTGEKPYECSECGKSFNRSSHLVMHQRTHTGEKPYECNQCGKSFSQSYVLVVHQRTHTGEKPYECNQCGKSFRQSSCLTQHQRTHTGEKPYECGQCGKTFSLSARLIVHQRTHTGEKPFTCSQCGKAFMNSSKLIRHQATHSEERPYD
- the ZNF180 gene encoding zinc finger protein 180 isoform X3, whose product is MPDLTIVLGRRDCISKQSLPDEVKTERLMRDDPWLPAGEEVCDYKDQRQKQPEKQARCLQEVAVTQRKAVIHTTVCRGGKLEEGRLEPSPLSLPLIPIRSHFHKHVSYDKKLPPNSAVNSYQKTHNHKQPCEKSECLKLPESIHLIQVTRTQTIDTPYGFSSSIPSLSHPIPPNRHGQIYGAGETSSLKACGQVVNQSISKEQQGIPGDESQHTYSEISQSSSLVPNVKNHSEEKPFECNQCGKSFSWSSHLIAHQRIHTGEKPYECSECGKSFSRSSHLVSHQRTHTGEKPYRCNQCGKSFSQSYVLVVHQRTHTGEKPYECSQCGKSFRQSYKLIAHKRTHTGEKPYECSQCGKSFIQSYKLIAHQRIHTGEKPYECTQCGKSFSQSYKLVSHQRTHSGEKPFECNQCGKSFSWSSQLVAHQRTHTGEKPYECSECGKSFNRSSHLVMHQRTHTGEKPYECNQCGKSFSQSYVLVVHQRTHTGEKPYECNQCGKSFRQSSCLTQHQRTHTGEKPYECGQCGKTFSLSARLIVHQRTHTGEKPFTCSQCGKAFMNSSKLIRHQATHSEERPYD
- the ZNF180 gene encoding zinc finger protein 180 isoform X4; translation: MRDDPWLPAGEEVCDYKDQRQKQPEKQARCLQEVAVTQRKAVIHTTVCRGGKLEEGRLEPSPLSLPLIPIRSHFHKHVSYDKKLPPNSAVNSYQKTHNHKQPCEKSECLKLPESIHLIQVTRTQTIDTPYGFSSSIPSLSHPIPPNRHGQIYGAGETSSLKACGQVVNQSISKEQQGIPGDESQHTYSEISQSSSLVPNVKNHSEEKPFECNQCGKSFSWSSHLIAHQRIHTGEKPYECSECGKSFSRSSHLVSHQRTHTGEKPYRCNQCGKSFSQSYVLVVHQRTHTGEKPYECSQCGKSFRQSYKLIAHKRTHTGEKPYECSQCGKSFIQSYKLIAHQRIHTGEKPYECTQCGKSFSQSYKLVSHQRTHSGEKPFECNQCGKSFSWSSQLVAHQRTHTGEKPYECSECGKSFNRSSHLVMHQRTHTGEKPYECNQCGKSFSQSYVLVVHQRTHTGEKPYECNQCGKSFRQSSCLTQHQRTHTGEKPYECGQCGKTFSLSARLIVHQRTHTGEKPFTCSQCGKAFMNSSKLIRHQATHSEERPYD